A region from the Vicia villosa cultivar HV-30 ecotype Madison, WI linkage group LG3, Vvil1.0, whole genome shotgun sequence genome encodes:
- the LOC131660535 gene encoding cinnamoyl-CoA reductase 1-like, translated as MASSSNSPSGSSTTNILRVISADGFIGSWLLNLLLSKEYYVHATTKVPQPDCLTKCLLLGKIMTSFPNQLRLFKSNILDYSSILPAVVGCRGVFHLACPIPFAHVKNPLEEVIEPAIQGTCNVLQACKIANVKRIVYVSSGAAIIKNLYFSKTGPINELSWSDGDFCLKYKRWYCYAKTMTEKNAVKIAKRDALDLISTCPTHVMRPLSESPTNANVAYRIFGTRPRVCFLYSE; from the exons ATGGCATCATCATCGAACTCCCCATCTGGTAGTAGCACTACCAATATTCTCCGTGTCATTAGCGCAGATGGATTTATTGGTTCCTGGCTACTCAATTTATTGCTATCGAAGGAATATTACGTACATGCGACCACTAAAGTACCACAACCAGACTGTCTTACTAAATGTCTACTATTAGGCAAAATAATGACTTCTTTTCCAAATCAGCTTCGACTCTTTAAGTCAAATATTTTGGATTATAGCTCTATTCTCCCGGCAGTTGTGGGATGCAGAGGTGTTTTCCACCTTGCTTGTCCTATTCCGTTTGCTCACGTTAAAAATCCTTTG GAGGAAGTAATTGAACCTGCGATCCAAGGAACATGCAATGTACTTCAGGCTTGTAAAATTGCTAATGTCAAACGAATAGTGTATGTTTCATCGGGGGCTGCCATAATAAAAAATCTCTATTTTTCAAAAACTGGACCCATTAATGAGTTAAGTTGGTCTGATGGAGATTTCTGCCTAAAATATAAG AGGTGGTATTGCTACGCCAAGACAATGACAGAAAAGAATGCAGTGAAAATTGCAAAAAGAGATGCGCTTGATTTAATTAGCACTTGCCCTACTCATGTTATGAGACCATTGTCAGAGTCACCCACTAATGCTAATGTTGCATATAGAATTTTTGGTACTAGGCCTAGAGTTTGTTTTCTTTATAGTGAGTGA